In bacterium (Candidatus Blackallbacteria) CG13_big_fil_rev_8_21_14_2_50_49_14, one DNA window encodes the following:
- a CDS encoding TetR/AcrR family transcriptional regulator produces MSNTEMPFDNRLKLIQVGLALFARRGYSSVGVQEIVKAAGVTKPTLYHYFGHKQGLLEAILAAYSPAFLSCLQKAADYQGDLILCLEGLVKGYLDLVQAEPDFFYLQLSMSYLPAEHETEPLIQPFRQALQALLEQLFIQAVPQHGNLKGHHALLASSLTGLLNHSALGLLKGGLENRSDLVHRVVKQYMYGIYVL; encoded by the coding sequence ATGTCAAATACAGAAATGCCTTTCGATAACCGTCTCAAATTGATCCAGGTGGGTCTTGCCCTTTTCGCCCGCCGGGGCTATAGCTCTGTGGGGGTGCAAGAGATTGTCAAAGCGGCTGGGGTGACCAAACCCACGCTCTACCACTATTTTGGTCATAAACAGGGGCTGCTTGAAGCGATTTTAGCAGCCTATTCCCCTGCTTTTTTGAGTTGTCTACAAAAGGCAGCAGACTATCAGGGCGATTTGATTCTCTGCCTCGAAGGCCTGGTGAAGGGCTATTTGGATTTGGTACAAGCCGAGCCCGATTTCTTTTATCTGCAACTTTCCATGAGCTATTTGCCGGCTGAGCATGAAACAGAACCTTTGATTCAGCCTTTTCGTCAAGCGCTTCAAGCACTCCTGGAACAACTTTTTATTCAGGCCGTGCCCCAGCATGGCAATTTGAAAGGCCACCATGCTTTGCTGGCCAGCTCTCTGACAGGGCTGCTCAATCATTCTGCCCTGGGCCTGCTGAAGGGTGGGCTTGAAAACCGCTCCGATCTGGTGCACCGTGTGGTGAAACAGTATATGTATGGTATTTATGTTCTGTAA
- a CDS encoding alkene reductase: protein MTSTLQLLLPLKTAELNFKNRVFMAPMTRSRAPEHLATDLMAHYYRQRASAGLIFTEGTQISPQGIGYISTPGLHRTEQAQAWKKVTEAVHEKQGLIFAQLWHVGRVSHPEFHQGELPVAPSALAFEGMAFTSSGPQAVVTPRELRVDEIQKIVEAYKAAAQFAKAAGFDGVEIHGANGYLPAQFLEDGSNQRQDHYGGSLENRARFMLEIFEAVSEVWSKGRISLRLSPRNPYNGMHDSDPENTYLYLVNELEKRNLGILHFMEPPQLSEGIEPLLPRVREIFSGTLIVNAGYTRDTAEQVIQKQWADAVSFGSAFLANPDLPQRFERQAELNTPDQATFYGGDAKGYTDYPFLAGD from the coding sequence ATGACCTCAACACTTCAACTTTTATTGCCCCTCAAAACAGCTGAGCTGAATTTTAAAAACCGTGTTTTTATGGCCCCCATGACCCGTTCACGGGCTCCAGAACATCTGGCCACTGATTTGATGGCTCACTACTACCGTCAACGCGCTTCTGCGGGCTTGATTTTTACCGAGGGGACGCAAATCAGCCCCCAGGGTATTGGCTATATTTCTACCCCTGGTTTGCATCGCACTGAACAAGCCCAGGCCTGGAAAAAAGTGACCGAGGCCGTTCATGAAAAACAGGGCTTGATTTTTGCCCAGTTATGGCATGTGGGGCGCGTTTCTCACCCTGAGTTTCACCAGGGGGAGCTTCCTGTGGCTCCTTCTGCCTTGGCCTTTGAGGGCATGGCTTTTACATCCAGTGGCCCCCAAGCTGTTGTCACGCCACGCGAGCTCAGGGTTGATGAAATTCAAAAGATAGTCGAAGCTTATAAAGCCGCGGCCCAATTTGCCAAAGCAGCGGGCTTTGATGGCGTTGAAATTCATGGTGCCAATGGCTATTTGCCCGCCCAATTCTTAGAAGATGGCTCCAATCAACGTCAGGATCACTATGGGGGAAGCCTTGAAAACCGTGCCCGTTTTATGTTGGAAATTTTTGAGGCTGTGAGTGAGGTTTGGAGCAAAGGGCGTATCAGCCTGCGACTTTCACCGCGAAATCCTTACAATGGCATGCATGATTCAGATCCTGAAAATACCTATCTCTACTTGGTCAATGAATTGGAAAAAAGAAATCTGGGAATTTTGCATTTTATGGAACCCCCGCAGTTGTCTGAAGGCATTGAGCCGCTACTGCCCAGAGTGCGCGAAATTTTTTCAGGAACCCTGATTGTGAACGCGGGGTATACCCGAGACACCGCAGAGCAGGTGATTCAAAAGCAATGGGCAGATGCGGTTTCGTTTGGCTCTGCTTTTCTTGCCAATCCTGATTTGCCGCAAAGATTTGAGCGGCAGGCAGAACTCAATACTCCCGATCAAGCGACCTTTTATGGGGGCGATGCCAAGGGGTATACCGATTACCCTTTTCTGGCTGGAGACTAA
- a CDS encoding MerR family transcriptional regulator, which translates to MWRIGQFAQATGLTIRALHHYEQMGLLAPGRTNSGHRVYQTPDLQKIFKILALKDLGLSLEEIKQTQIVTAQIVIALQQFSGGNENVLEALATLRQFAPPQNLAGWDPPLFQFLNSALKTYTKGS; encoded by the coding sequence ATGTGGCGCATAGGTCAATTCGCCCAAGCAACAGGTCTGACCATCAGGGCCTTGCATCATTATGAGCAGATGGGCCTGCTTGCTCCTGGCAGAACAAACTCAGGCCATCGAGTTTATCAGACCCCTGATCTTCAGAAAATCTTCAAAATTCTGGCCTTAAAAGATCTGGGACTGTCCTTAGAGGAGATCAAACAAACCCAAATTGTAACAGCACAAATCGTGATCGCACTTCAGCAGTTTAGTGGGGGCAATGAAAATGTTCTTGAGGCACTTGCTACCCTGCGCCAATTCGCTCCCCCCCAAAACCTGGCGGGCTGGGACCCGCCTTTGTTTCAGTTTCTCAACTCAGCACTTAAAACCTATACGAAAGGCTCTTAA
- a CDS encoding bacteriocin-protection protein — translation MPQTQKNRSQELEILSFASQQDWQAWLALEHQREAGVWLKLAKKNSQFTTLSYQEALEAALCWGWIDGQKKACDSDFWLQKFTPRRAKSIWSQINKDKALALMAAGKMQPAGLREIEKAQANGRWQAAYTSAAQSEVPEDLSRALQAQPEALAFFESLNRQNRYAILFRIHNAKKPQTRAQRIETFVAMLARHEKIYP, via the coding sequence ATGCCGCAAACCCAGAAGAACCGATCTCAGGAACTTGAAATTCTGAGCTTTGCCAGCCAGCAGGATTGGCAGGCCTGGCTTGCGCTTGAACACCAGAGGGAAGCGGGCGTTTGGCTGAAACTTGCGAAAAAAAATTCCCAATTTACCACACTGAGTTATCAAGAGGCGCTGGAAGCAGCCCTTTGCTGGGGCTGGATTGATGGTCAAAAAAAAGCCTGTGATAGCGATTTCTGGCTGCAAAAATTTACCCCCCGCAGAGCCAAAAGTATCTGGTCGCAAATCAACAAAGACAAAGCCCTGGCTTTGATGGCTGCTGGCAAGATGCAGCCTGCGGGCCTGCGTGAAATTGAGAAGGCCCAGGCCAATGGGCGTTGGCAGGCGGCTTATACTTCTGCGGCTCAGTCTGAGGTGCCAGAAGATTTGAGCCGGGCCCTCCAGGCCCAGCCTGAGGCCCTTGCCTTTTTTGAAAGCCTCAATCGCCAGAACCGATACGCGATTTTGTTTCGGATTCACAATGCGAAAAAGCCCCAAACACGGGCCCAGCGGATAGAGACCTTTGTCGCCATGCTGGCCCGCCATGAAAAAATTTACCCTTAG
- a CDS encoding alpha-amylase, whose protein sequence is MFTQTRFQPACFYHVYPLGLCGAPERNQRWEEAQPRIRQLEAWIPYWQELGIEALYLGPVFESQSHGYDTVDYFQLDRRLGQNSDLRSLVNQLHAAGIQVLLDGVFHHVGREFFAFADIQQRGADSPYRDWFFLDFSRRSPLGDAFNYACWEGHAELVKLNLNHPPVRDYFFTALETWIREFEIDGLRLDVAYALEKDFLKALARKGKSLKPGFWLLGEVIHGGYQDYLVDDLLDSVTNYEGYKALFSSHNDRNYFELSHSLERIFGAGGLCREKPLYNFADNHDVDRVASQLKEPAHLYPLAILLMSMPGIPALYAGSEWGLGGRKQKGDDRPLRPALASEQAFLQAGLAPLWRHYQRLIALRRHFPQLFQGVYQPLCVRSEQLVFSLQGGETGLFAVNMSAQSASVPVTGLEPGLYEDLLNPGVSLELHSAQTSLELDPHWGRILRRIR, encoded by the coding sequence ATGTTCACCCAAACCCGTTTTCAACCTGCTTGTTTTTACCATGTCTATCCCTTGGGGCTTTGCGGGGCTCCTGAACGCAATCAGCGCTGGGAAGAGGCGCAACCCCGCATCCGGCAATTGGAAGCCTGGATTCCCTATTGGCAGGAACTGGGTATTGAGGCTCTGTATCTGGGGCCTGTCTTTGAATCACAGAGCCACGGCTACGATACGGTGGATTATTTTCAGCTCGATCGCCGTTTGGGCCAGAACAGTGACCTGCGTTCGCTGGTAAACCAGCTGCATGCAGCTGGCATCCAAGTTTTACTGGATGGTGTCTTTCATCATGTGGGGCGCGAATTTTTTGCCTTTGCAGATATTCAGCAAAGGGGGGCTGATTCCCCCTATCGCGATTGGTTCTTTTTGGATTTTTCCCGCCGCTCGCCTTTGGGAGATGCTTTTAACTATGCCTGCTGGGAAGGGCATGCCGAGCTGGTTAAACTCAATTTGAATCATCCCCCGGTTCGCGATTATTTTTTTACGGCGCTCGAAACCTGGATTCGTGAGTTTGAGATTGATGGTCTGCGTCTGGATGTGGCCTATGCCCTGGAAAAGGACTTCCTCAAGGCCCTGGCCCGAAAAGGGAAAAGTCTCAAGCCTGGTTTCTGGCTCTTGGGAGAAGTGATTCACGGCGGGTATCAGGATTATTTAGTCGATGATCTGCTTGATTCGGTCACCAATTATGAAGGCTATAAGGCCTTGTTCTCAAGCCACAATGACCGCAATTATTTTGAATTGTCCCATTCACTGGAACGGATTTTTGGAGCTGGAGGGTTGTGCCGAGAGAAACCACTGTATAATTTTGCCGACAACCACGATGTGGATCGGGTCGCCAGCCAACTCAAAGAGCCGGCACATCTTTACCCTTTGGCGATTTTGCTGATGAGCATGCCGGGGATTCCCGCTCTTTACGCAGGCAGCGAATGGGGGCTGGGGGGGCGCAAGCAGAAGGGCGATGATCGGCCCTTGCGCCCGGCTCTGGCTTCTGAGCAGGCTTTTCTACAGGCGGGGCTTGCCCCGCTCTGGCGCCATTATCAAAGGCTGATTGCTTTGCGTCGTCACTTTCCTCAGCTATTTCAGGGGGTGTATCAGCCGCTCTGCGTGCGTTCTGAACAATTGGTGTTTTCGCTTCAGGGGGGCGAAACCGGCCTCTTTGCTGTGAATATGTCAGCTCAGTCAGCTTCGGTTCCAGTCACAGGTCTTGAGCCTGGTCTTTATGAGGATTTGCTCAATCCTGGTGTCAGTCTTGAATTGCACAGCGCTCAGACCAGCCTTGAGTTGGATCCCCATTGGGGCAGAATTCTCAGACGCATTCGCTGA
- a CDS encoding TetR/AcrR family transcriptional regulator, translating into MGRPKQISNEQIIATARRCFLERGAGVSAIEIASELGVSHTTLFNRFGSKEALMLAALGSSEKLSWVKALEAGPDLRPIREQLLEHSKVIANYFQALQESMAVLQAAGLKPGNSCDKSNQDSPPAQAFRAFTAWLQRAQDQGRLAPCNVETLASTILGALHNWAFTQNVCHVSSPAVDGAQVEDFIELLWHGIEPQASTEA; encoded by the coding sequence ATGGGAAGACCCAAGCAAATCAGCAATGAACAGATTATCGCCACAGCACGGCGCTGTTTTCTTGAACGGGGAGCAGGTGTCTCCGCGATTGAAATTGCAAGCGAACTGGGTGTCAGTCACACCACCCTCTTTAACCGCTTTGGCTCCAAAGAAGCCTTGATGCTGGCAGCACTGGGCAGCAGTGAAAAACTCTCCTGGGTCAAGGCGCTTGAAGCGGGCCCCGATCTTCGCCCCATTCGCGAACAATTGCTTGAACATAGCAAAGTCATTGCTAACTATTTTCAAGCCTTACAGGAAAGCATGGCCGTCTTGCAGGCTGCGGGCCTCAAACCTGGAAACAGCTGTGACAAAAGCAACCAGGATTCTCCCCCTGCCCAGGCCTTCAGAGCCTTTACAGCCTGGCTGCAAAGAGCCCAGGATCAAGGACGTTTGGCCCCCTGCAATGTTGAAACTTTGGCTTCTACGATTCTCGGGGCTTTACACAATTGGGCCTTTACTCAAAATGTCTGCCATGTCAGCTCACCGGCTGTCGATGGCGCACAAGTAGAAGATTTTATTGAGCTTTTGTGGCATGGGATTGAACCACAAGCATCCACAGAGGCATAA
- a CDS encoding uridine kinase → MPAEPVLRVAIDGVDGAGKTTLADALALGLRAAGAQVIRASVDGFHFPRAIRYRQGPHSPQGFYQDSYDYARLRAVLLDPLSVGGNLRYRTAIFDHRQDLALDQPELQAVPGSLLILDGIFLHRPELRHYWDYSVFLALSFEVSVARMAVRDGSDPDPQALSNRRYVEGQKRYLKLCQPEEHAHLVLDYTQGWVF, encoded by the coding sequence TTGCCGGCAGAGCCGGTCCTGCGGGTTGCGATCGATGGGGTAGATGGGGCAGGAAAAACCACCCTGGCAGATGCCCTGGCCTTGGGCTTGCGCGCAGCGGGGGCCCAGGTGATTCGGGCCTCGGTGGATGGTTTTCATTTTCCCCGCGCCATCCGCTACCGCCAGGGCCCGCATTCCCCCCAGGGGTTTTATCAGGATTCCTATGACTATGCGCGCCTGCGTGCGGTCTTGCTCGATCCGCTTTCAGTGGGAGGCAATCTGCGCTATCGCACTGCGATTTTTGACCACCGTCAGGATCTGGCGCTTGACCAGCCTGAACTTCAGGCTGTTCCGGGCAGTCTTCTGATTCTGGATGGCATTTTTCTGCACCGTCCAGAACTTCGGCATTACTGGGATTATTCTGTTTTTCTAGCCCTCAGTTTTGAGGTCTCTGTGGCCCGTATGGCTGTGCGCGATGGCTCAGATCCCGACCCGCAGGCTCTCTCCAATCGCCGCTATGTGGAAGGCCAAAAACGCTATCTCAAGCTGTGCCAACCTGAGGAACATGCACACCTGGTCTTGGATTATACCCAAGGCTGGGTGTTTTAG
- a CDS encoding hydrolase TatD (magnesium dependent; involved in quality control of mutated Tat exported substrates; not involved in the Sec-independent protein export system): MVELADIGLNLMHRRFDPDRSAVLERAKAAGVTRMVLTGTCLSSSQATAAYALEYPGQLYSTAGIHPHDTERAQKSDLQALRHLAAQSQVVAIGECGLDFNRDFSPRPVQEAWFEAQVALASELQKPLFLHEREAQPRLLEILAGFQGALPACVVHCFTGSASELALYLAQDFYIGITGWICDERRGLHLQEIVSQIPLNRLMLETDAPFLTPRDLRPKPKNGRNEPAFLPHILSTVARCYGLPEETVAAASFETTRQFFRI; encoded by the coding sequence ATAGTGGAATTGGCGGATATCGGTCTCAATTTGATGCACCGGCGATTTGATCCAGATCGAAGCGCCGTGCTGGAACGGGCCAAAGCAGCCGGGGTGACCCGAATGGTGCTCACGGGCACCTGTTTGAGCAGCAGTCAAGCAACAGCAGCCTATGCCCTTGAATACCCTGGGCAGCTTTACAGTACGGCAGGCATTCACCCCCATGATACCGAGCGGGCACAAAAAAGCGATTTGCAGGCTTTGCGGCATTTGGCTGCCCAGTCTCAGGTGGTGGCGATTGGGGAATGCGGGCTTGATTTTAACCGCGATTTTTCACCCCGACCTGTTCAGGAAGCCTGGTTTGAAGCCCAGGTCGCTTTGGCCTCTGAACTGCAAAAACCGCTGTTTTTACATGAACGCGAGGCCCAACCCCGTTTGCTTGAAATTCTCGCGGGCTTTCAAGGAGCCTTGCCTGCCTGTGTGGTGCACTGCTTTACAGGCTCCGCCTCGGAGCTGGCGCTGTATTTGGCCCAGGATTTTTATATCGGTATCACGGGTTGGATTTGCGATGAGCGTCGGGGGCTGCATTTGCAGGAGATTGTCTCCCAAATCCCGCTCAATCGCCTGATGCTGGAAACTGATGCGCCTTTTTTGACCCCCCGTGATCTGCGTCCCAAACCGAAAAATGGGCGCAATGAACCTGCGTTCTTGCCCCATATTTTAAGCACTGTGGCCCGTTGCTATGGTTTGCCTGAAGAAACCGTGGCTGCCGCCAGTTTCGAAACCACACGTCAATTTTTTAGGATATAA
- a CDS encoding sodium:solute symporter, with amino-acid sequence MTHLPLLIAILIFLAVIMGIALFSNGKMETEEDFLVGGRSFNIWLTTFCLFSTWFGAGTLITATDEIAHKGLVSTALEPYGAGMCLILAGLFFAKPLWDLQLLTFSDFYRLKFGPKAEMVTVLLTVPTYVGWIAVQLIALSQILSTFFPLPSGLFIVLVALISLFLTITGGIWSVSLTDSFQMFIIVLGLVYLFCRIAFWGNQSFDALLAGIPKEYWVVMPLDKFSHTVQWFGVFCVAALGNLTGQDLGQRIFSAKSAQVAKTGTLLAGVAYMLVGSLPVFFGLTAFKTLGPNFQGSVIPLLIKNYLDPISTIILMLTILSVVLSTITSALLAPASVLAHNLLKKYFQKVSTLVLCRYAVLIVTGLSVAIAFMGSNVYGLLESSYAVGLVGFFAPLYIGLKSQKLDESSCLFSMLIGMLFWLPDLFIETEWPMALLGTLMSFVAYYLHYHFLRKKPELSAS; translated from the coding sequence ATGACGCATCTTCCGCTTTTAATTGCAATTCTAATATTTTTGGCTGTGATCATGGGCATTGCGCTGTTTTCGAATGGCAAAATGGAGACCGAAGAAGACTTTCTGGTGGGGGGTCGCAGCTTTAATATCTGGCTGACCACGTTTTGCCTTTTTTCGACCTGGTTTGGGGCCGGAACTTTAATTACTGCCACCGATGAAATTGCCCATAAGGGTTTGGTTTCGACTGCTTTAGAACCCTATGGTGCTGGCATGTGCCTGATTCTCGCTGGCCTGTTTTTTGCCAAACCCCTTTGGGATTTACAATTGCTCACTTTTTCGGATTTTTATCGTCTCAAGTTTGGCCCCAAAGCAGAAATGGTAACCGTTTTGCTGACGGTTCCCACCTATGTGGGCTGGATCGCCGTTCAACTGATCGCCCTCTCTCAGATTCTGAGTACCTTTTTTCCCTTGCCGTCGGGTCTGTTTATTGTGCTTGTCGCCCTGATTTCGCTCTTTTTAACCATCACTGGCGGCATCTGGTCGGTGAGCCTGACCGATAGTTTTCAGATGTTTATTATCGTTCTGGGCTTGGTTTATCTCTTCTGCCGGATTGCCTTTTGGGGCAACCAGAGCTTTGATGCACTGCTGGCGGGTATTCCCAAGGAGTATTGGGTGGTCATGCCCCTGGATAAATTCAGCCATACGGTACAGTGGTTCGGGGTCTTTTGCGTGGCTGCTCTGGGCAACCTGACCGGACAGGATCTCGGGCAACGTATTTTCAGCGCTAAATCTGCCCAGGTCGCCAAAACCGGTACCTTACTGGCCGGTGTGGCGTATATGCTCGTGGGCAGTCTGCCTGTTTTCTTTGGCTTGACGGCCTTCAAGACGCTTGGCCCCAATTTTCAGGGGTCGGTTATTCCCCTGCTGATCAAAAATTACCTCGACCCGATCAGCACGATTATTTTAATGCTCACCATTCTTTCGGTGGTTTTGTCAACGATTACCAGTGCCCTGTTGGCCCCAGCCAGTGTGCTGGCCCATAACCTGCTCAAAAAGTATTTTCAGAAGGTTTCGACCCTCGTGCTCTGCCGCTATGCGGTGTTGATTGTGACTGGCCTGAGTGTTGCGATTGCTTTTATGGGCAGCAATGTTTATGGTCTCTTGGAAAGCTCCTATGCTGTGGGATTGGTGGGTTTCTTTGCCCCGCTCTATATTGGCCTTAAGAGCCAGAAACTCGATGAGTCGTCCTGTCTTTTTTCAATGCTGATCGGCATGCTCTTTTGGCTGCCAGATTTGTTTATCGAAACCGAATGGCCGATGGCTTTGCTGGGAACGTTGATGTCTTTTGTGGCTTATTATCTGCACTACCATTTTTTACGCAAAAAGCCAGAGCTGAGTGCTTCGTAA
- a CDS encoding alpha/beta hydrolase, with protein MFNEKIAKAVGPDKIDLAYLQAGNPEAPALVLIMGIAAQMIHWPQGFLDALIAHNLSLLCFDNRDSGHSTHLHHATVPNFAAALQGDFSTVSYTLSHMAADTIGLMDRLGLQKAHLLGASMGGAIAQTLALEYPERVLSLTSMMSTTGHPAVGQVHPETMKSVFGGPPAKTREQVIERALRTYTVVGSPLYPSSEADIAKTAGLAWDRDHDELSVTRQAVASLASGDRTEKLKDLNIPTLVIHGLADSLCDPSGGIATAAAIPGAKLVTIEGMGHNLPAGLWPMLSQQIVDFIFEVEKRS; from the coding sequence ATGTTCAATGAAAAAATAGCAAAAGCAGTGGGCCCAGATAAAATCGACCTGGCTTATTTACAAGCAGGGAACCCCGAAGCACCGGCCCTTGTACTCATTATGGGCATTGCGGCCCAAATGATTCACTGGCCACAGGGCTTTCTTGACGCACTTATTGCCCACAACCTCTCTCTGCTCTGCTTTGACAACCGCGATTCGGGGCATTCAACGCATCTGCATCACGCCACAGTCCCCAACTTTGCGGCGGCCCTGCAAGGAGATTTCAGCACGGTAAGCTATACGCTCTCACATATGGCAGCCGATACCATTGGCCTCATGGATCGACTGGGCCTTCAAAAAGCACACCTGCTGGGGGCTTCAATGGGGGGAGCCATCGCACAGACCCTTGCCCTTGAATATCCTGAACGCGTGCTTTCGTTAACCTCCATGATGTCCACCACGGGCCATCCGGCGGTGGGACAGGTTCACCCCGAAACCATGAAGTCTGTCTTTGGGGGGCCACCTGCCAAAACCCGTGAACAGGTCATTGAACGCGCTTTAAGAACCTACACCGTGGTGGGTTCGCCCCTTTACCCCTCATCAGAAGCAGATATCGCCAAAACCGCAGGTCTGGCCTGGGATCGCGATCACGATGAACTGTCTGTTACCCGCCAAGCCGTCGCCTCTTTGGCCTCAGGTGATCGCACAGAAAAACTCAAAGATTTGAATATTCCAACGCTGGTGATTCATGGTCTGGCGGATAGCCTGTGCGACCCAAGTGGGGGCATCGCCACAGCCGCTGCCATTCCAGGCGCAAAACTCGTCACCATCGAAGGCATGGGACACAATCTTCCGGCAGGTCTCTGGCCGATGCTGAGCCAGCAGATCGTCGATTTTATTTTTGAAGTAGAAAAACGCAGTTGA
- a CDS encoding GNAT family N-acetyltransferase, protein MTLTIRLEEKKDYSEIERLTRSAFWNLNEPGCNEHYLLHLLREATCFVPELDFVACLEQRLVGNIVYTQAKIQKDDQRELDVLCFGPVSVHPDFQRQGIGRALIAHSQKVARELGFQAILIYGDPAYYVRLGFVPAEQYGIATADHHYADALQAFELQAGALQNAQGRFIEDSIYDIDSKQAELFDLAFEAKAKQTGLPSQMRFLEIVKRRKPRAV, encoded by the coding sequence GTGACGCTTACGATTCGATTGGAAGAAAAAAAAGACTATTCAGAGATTGAACGTTTAACCCGTTCTGCTTTTTGGAATCTGAATGAGCCCGGCTGCAATGAACACTATCTCCTGCATCTTCTGCGTGAGGCTACCTGCTTTGTTCCTGAACTCGATTTTGTGGCCTGTCTGGAGCAACGCCTGGTTGGCAATATTGTTTATACCCAAGCCAAAATTCAAAAAGACGATCAAAGGGAGCTTGACGTATTGTGTTTTGGGCCGGTGTCTGTGCATCCCGACTTTCAGCGCCAGGGTATTGGCCGGGCCTTGATTGCGCACAGTCAAAAAGTAGCTCGGGAATTGGGCTTTCAGGCGATTTTGATTTATGGCGATCCGGCCTATTATGTCCGCTTGGGCTTTGTTCCCGCTGAACAGTATGGCATTGCCACGGCAGATCATCACTATGCAGATGCCTTGCAGGCTTTTGAATTGCAGGCAGGGGCCCTTCAAAATGCGCAAGGTCGGTTTATTGAAGATTCCATTTATGATATCGATTCAAAGCAGGCAGAGCTATTTGATCTGGCCTTTGAAGCGAAAGCCAAGCAAACAGGCTTGCCCTCCCAAATGCGCTTTTTGGAAATTGTGAAACGGCGAAAACCGCGAGCCGTTTAA